Proteins encoded in a region of the Quercus lobata isolate SW786 chromosome 8, ValleyOak3.0 Primary Assembly, whole genome shotgun sequence genome:
- the LOC115958438 gene encoding uncharacterized protein LOC115958438 — protein MATVLDTLSAPRAASALSLPTRSHIAPAVSSSLSRISFPLFKGLKVGPTFTARSLGPLTVTSRRASSAGPVVCEVQDTAVEVPAITDANWQSLVLESESPVLVEFWAPWCGPCRMIHPVIDELAKQYAGKIKCYKVNTDESSSIATRYGIRSIPTVIIFKNGEKKDTVIGAVPKSTLTTSIEKFL, from the exons ATGGCCACTGTACTCGACACCCTCAGCGCCCCACGCGCTGcttctgctctctctctccctaCTCGCTCTCACATCGCACCAGCTGTCTCTTCCTCCCTTTCACGTATATCATTTCCTCTCTTCAAAGGCCTCAAAGTCGGACCCACTTTCACCGCTCGCTCTCTTGGCCCCCTCACCGTCACCTCGCGACGTGCCTCGAGCGCCGGACCCGTCGTGTGCGAGGTTCAGGACACCGCCGTTGAAG TTCCTGCTATTACAGATGCAAATTGGCAGTCACTTGTTCTTGAATCTGAATCCCCTGTTCTGGTTGAATTTTGGGCCCCATGGTGTGGGCCATGCCGTATGATCCATCCTGTTATTGATGAACTGGCAAAGCAATATGCTGGAAAGATCAAATGCTACAAAGTTAATACTGATGAGAGCTCTTCAATTGCAACCCGTTATGGGATTAGAAGCATCCCAACTGTCATAATCTTCAAGAACGGTGAGAAAAAAGACACGGTTATAGGTGCCGTTCCCAAATCCACCTTGACTACCAGCATAGAGAAATTCTTGTAG